Proteins encoded by one window of Sphingobacteriaceae bacterium:
- a CDS encoding succinate dehydrogenase iron-sulfur subunit encodes MEVTLRIKRFDPERDQAPTYKDYTVKCAPTDRVLDLLNEIKWYQDGTLTYRRSCAHGVCGSDAMLINGVNRLACKVLVKDLASPIVVEPLRGFPVIKDLVVDMTGFFAAYRSVKPWLINNEPAPARERLQSPKDRERFDDGTKCILCAACTTSCPSFWANPEYIGPAAIVNAHRFIFDSRDQGAEERLNVLNQTEGVWRCRTIFNCTDACPRDIEVTRLIQDVKRSILVGKA; translated from the coding sequence ATGGAGGTCACCCTGCGGATAAAGCGCTTCGACCCCGAGCGGGATCAAGCGCCTACCTACAAGGACTATACCGTCAAGTGCGCGCCCACGGACCGGGTCTTGGACCTGCTGAACGAGATTAAATGGTATCAGGACGGGACCTTGACCTACCGGCGCTCCTGCGCCCACGGCGTGTGCGGCTCCGACGCCATGCTCATCAACGGCGTCAACCGCCTGGCCTGCAAGGTGCTGGTCAAGGACCTGGCGTCCCCCATCGTAGTGGAGCCGTTGCGGGGCTTCCCCGTAATCAAGGACCTGGTGGTGGACATGACGGGCTTCTTTGCCGCCTACCGGTCAGTCAAGCCGTGGCTCATCAACAACGAGCCCGCCCCGGCCCGGGAGCGGCTGCAGTCGCCCAAGGATCGGGAGCGATTCGATGACGGCACCAAGTGCATCCTGTGCGCCGCCTGCACCACCTCGTGCCCGTCCTTCTGGGCCAACCCGGAGTACATCGGGCCCGCCGCCATTGTCAACGCCCACCGGTTCATCTTCGACAGCCGGGACCAGGGCGCCGAGGAGCGCCTTAATGTCCTGAACCAGACCGAGGGCGTCTGGCGGTGCCGCACCATCTTCAACTGCACCGATGCGTGCCCCCGGGACATCGAGGTCACGCGGCTCATCCAGGACGTCAAGCGCTCCATCTTGGTGGGCAAGGCTTAA
- a CDS encoding small, acid-soluble spore protein, alpha/beta type: MARLMSRQLREELAQELGVAHLVQGDYWGEVPARQCGNLVRQAILRAERALAQQPSQPQAAPLQPRPNIF; the protein is encoded by the coding sequence TTGGCTCGTCTGATGTCAAGGCAGCTGCGGGAAGAGTTGGCTCAGGAACTGGGCGTAGCCCACTTGGTACAGGGCGACTACTGGGGCGAGGTGCCTGCCCGCCAGTGCGGCAACCTGGTGCGGCAGGCCATCCTGAGGGCTGAGCGGGCCTTGGCCCAGCAGCCTTCCCAGCCCCAGGCAGCACCCCTCCAACCGAGACCGAACATCTTCTGA
- a CDS encoding DUF441 domain-containing protein gives MPEGVWILYLILAAGIIGHNPLVITAAAILITMVTLNLHPWVPVVERHSINIGLTLLIVGLLTPFAGDRLTFRDVVVGLRGATGLAAVAGGAIAAYMCARGLELLAVEPQVIIGLIVGTILGVAFFRGVPVGPLAAAGLAALFLRALGQGKGAP, from the coding sequence GTGCCCGAAGGCGTCTGGATTTTATACTTGATCCTGGCCGCCGGCATCATCGGCCACAACCCGCTGGTCATCACCGCCGCCGCCATCCTCATCACCATGGTCACCCTCAATCTCCACCCCTGGGTACCTGTGGTGGAGCGCCACAGCATCAACATCGGCCTGACCTTGCTCATCGTAGGCCTCCTGACGCCCTTCGCCGGCGACCGGCTGACCTTCCGGGACGTGGTCGTAGGCCTGCGGGGAGCCACGGGCCTGGCCGCCGTGGCGGGCGGTGCCATCGCCGCCTACATGTGCGCCCGGGGCTTGGAGCTGCTGGCCGTGGAGCCCCAAGTCATCATCGGTCTCATCGTGGGAACCATTCTGGGGGTGGCCTTCTTTCGGGGCGTGCCGGTGGGCCCCCTGGCCGCCGCCGGCCTGGCGGCCCTTTTCCTGCGGGCTTTGGGACAAGGGAAAGGGGCGCCGTAA
- a CDS encoding ABC transporter ATP-binding protein, with protein MLQVDGINVAYGQVRVLHQVSLHVNAGEVVCLLGANGAGKTTFLRTLSGLLRPTDGSIHFQGMRIDGMAPEDIVAQGIIHVPQGRRIFPGLTVYENLIVSTLARKGLKTPRPEALERVYHLFPRLAERKQQMGWSLSGGEQQMLAVGRALMAEPKLLLLDEPSMGLSPVVLEELYGAIRESLKDGDLTVLLVEQNTQVALEVAHRGYVLESGRIVLEGTAAELLDNPKVQEAYLG; from the coding sequence ATGCTGCAGGTTGACGGGATCAACGTGGCCTACGGGCAGGTGCGGGTGCTGCACCAGGTGTCCCTGCACGTCAACGCCGGCGAGGTGGTGTGCCTCCTGGGGGCCAACGGCGCCGGCAAGACCACCTTCCTGCGCACCCTTTCGGGCCTGCTGCGCCCCACCGACGGGTCCATTCATTTTCAGGGTATGCGTATCGACGGCATGGCTCCCGAGGACATCGTGGCCCAGGGGATCATCCATGTGCCCCAGGGCCGGCGCATCTTCCCCGGCCTGACCGTATACGAGAATTTGATCGTGTCCACCCTGGCCCGGAAAGGCCTGAAGACTCCCCGGCCGGAGGCCTTGGAGCGGGTGTACCATCTCTTCCCCCGGCTGGCGGAGCGGAAGCAGCAGATGGGCTGGTCCCTCAGCGGCGGCGAGCAGCAGATGCTGGCCGTGGGCCGGGCCCTCATGGCGGAGCCCAAGCTGCTCCTGCTGGACGAGCCCTCCATGGGCCTGTCGCCGGTGGTGCTGGAAGAGTTGTACGGGGCCATCAGGGAAAGCCTGAAGGATGGCGACCTGACGGTGCTGCTGGTGGAGCAGAACACCCAGGTGGCCTTGGAAGTGGCCCACCGGGGCTATGTCCTGGAGTCGGGCCGCATCGTCCTGGAGGGCACGGCGGCGGAGCTCCTGGACAACCCCAAGGTGCAGGAAGCTTATCTCGGCTGA
- a CDS encoding ABC transporter ATP-binding protein, giving the protein MELLQVHEVVKRFGGLTAVDKVSLTVARGEIRAVIGPNGSGKSTFINVLSGVYKPDSGTIVLDGRHLENLPPSEITKAGIARTFQNIQLFEGLTVLENVAVGKHCRMTDGVLEVLAGGRRHRAIEQHAREEAYRLLETMGIPELASHYPGELPYGQRRLVEIARALAAEPKLLMVDEPAAGLSAQEMNQLGDVLLDLKEKGISVIVIEHNMKFVMGLSDRVTVLNFGRVIAEGTPDQVRRDPVVVEAYLGGSHAHAAG; this is encoded by the coding sequence ATGGAACTCCTCCAGGTGCATGAGGTGGTCAAGCGGTTCGGCGGGCTCACCGCCGTGGACAAGGTGTCCTTGACCGTGGCCCGGGGCGAGATCAGGGCGGTCATCGGCCCCAACGGGTCGGGCAAGTCCACCTTCATCAACGTGTTGTCGGGGGTGTACAAGCCCGACAGCGGCACCATCGTCCTGGACGGCCGCCATCTGGAGAACCTGCCCCCGTCGGAGATCACCAAGGCGGGCATCGCCCGCACCTTCCAGAACATCCAACTGTTTGAAGGCTTGACGGTGCTGGAAAACGTGGCGGTGGGCAAGCACTGCCGCATGACCGACGGTGTTCTGGAAGTGCTGGCGGGCGGCCGCCGCCACCGGGCGATAGAGCAGCACGCCCGGGAAGAAGCCTACCGCCTGCTGGAAACCATGGGCATCCCTGAACTGGCTTCCCACTACCCGGGAGAGCTGCCTTACGGGCAGCGGCGCCTGGTGGAAATCGCCCGGGCCCTGGCCGCCGAGCCCAAGCTGCTCATGGTGGACGAGCCGGCCGCCGGGCTTTCGGCCCAGGAGATGAACCAACTGGGGGACGTCCTGCTGGACCTCAAGGAGAAGGGCATCTCCGTCATCGTCATCGAGCACAACATGAAATTCGTCATGGGGTTGTCGGACCGGGTGACGGTGCTCAATTTCGGCCGGGTCATCGCCGAAGGCACGCCCGACCAGGTGCGGCGGGACCCGGTGGTGGTGGAAGCCTATTTGGGAGGTAGCCATGCCCATGCTGCAGGTTGA
- a CDS encoding branched-chain amino acid ABC transporter permease, whose product MLHHIAGKMGSKLPRWVKAVLWAGTGLAVLVLPLLFPSFYHRQLLEQVLIFALLALGYDLLLGHTGQFSLGHIALFAIGSYTTALLSTKAGAPFLVGLLAAAVVTGLVGLAIAVPALRIKGHYLVVLTLAFNEIIRLLLTNLREFTGGSGGITNIPSPAIAGFSFNTPLKRYYLLLAFLLLGVLVIVRLERSRFGRAFKAVRDAELAADVSGVNIARTKILSFVISAVFAGVAGALYAHTFHYISPEFFGLGRTIILLAMVIVGGKGSVAGVIAGVALLTLLPEALRFVKQYYMVAFGLGVWLTTLFLPDGLVAIAAKLRDRWIMAPGARQQS is encoded by the coding sequence ATGCTGCATCACATCGCCGGCAAGATGGGATCCAAACTGCCCAGATGGGTCAAAGCCGTCTTGTGGGCCGGGACGGGCCTGGCGGTATTGGTCCTGCCCCTGCTGTTCCCGTCCTTCTACCATCGCCAGCTGCTGGAGCAGGTGCTCATCTTCGCCTTGCTGGCCTTGGGCTATGACCTTCTGCTGGGTCATACCGGGCAGTTTTCCCTAGGCCACATCGCCCTGTTCGCCATCGGCTCCTACACCACGGCCCTCCTGTCCACCAAGGCGGGGGCTCCCTTCCTGGTGGGGCTGCTGGCCGCCGCCGTGGTGACGGGCCTGGTGGGGCTGGCCATCGCCGTGCCGGCCCTGCGCATCAAAGGCCATTACCTGGTGGTGCTCACCCTGGCCTTCAACGAGATCATCCGCCTCCTGCTGACCAACCTGCGGGAATTCACCGGCGGCTCCGGCGGCATCACCAACATACCGTCGCCGGCCATCGCCGGCTTCAGCTTCAACACGCCCCTGAAGCGGTACTACCTGCTGCTGGCCTTCTTGCTCCTGGGGGTGTTGGTCATCGTCCGCCTGGAGCGCTCCCGCTTCGGCCGGGCCTTCAAGGCGGTGCGGGATGCGGAGCTGGCCGCCGATGTGAGCGGGGTCAACATCGCCCGGACGAAAATTCTGTCCTTCGTCATCAGCGCCGTGTTCGCCGGGGTGGCGGGAGCCCTTTACGCCCATACCTTCCACTACATCAGCCCGGAGTTTTTCGGCCTGGGGCGCACCATCATCCTGCTGGCCATGGTCATCGTGGGGGGCAAGGGGTCCGTGGCCGGCGTCATCGCCGGCGTGGCCCTGCTGACGCTGCTGCCCGAGGCGCTGCGCTTCGTCAAGCAATACTACATGGTGGCCTTCGGCTTGGGCGTGTGGCTCACTACCTTGTTCCTGCCCGACGGGCTGGTGGCCATCGCCGCCAAGCTGCGGGACCGCTGGATCATGGCGCCGGGGGCCCGGCAGCAGTCTTAG
- a CDS encoding branched-chain amino acid ABC transporter permease, with protein sequence MFAQILVNGIAMGCIYALVTLGFVLVVRAAGVVNFAHGEMVMLGAYLGVSTTAALGLAPAVGLLVTILIMAGVGALFQRIIVQPLHGKHLLTIVMATVGISIAMQNGATLIWGPYPLTMAPFFGSRPVNLLGAVILPHTLIIIALTGLVLAALHLVLTRTGSGLMIQASAQDPETARLMGIRVQRMNTIVFATAAALAGMAGFLVAPLFIVTPSIGFSTMLKGLAVAILGGWGSLQGAILGGLLFGIIETLAAAYLSTAYKDVVAFAVLILMLLVRPQGLFPEKIGEKV encoded by the coding sequence TTGTTCGCGCAAATCCTGGTAAACGGCATCGCCATGGGCTGCATATACGCGCTGGTGACCCTGGGATTCGTCTTGGTGGTCCGAGCTGCAGGGGTGGTCAACTTCGCCCATGGCGAGATGGTCATGCTGGGGGCCTACCTGGGGGTCAGCACCACGGCTGCCTTGGGCCTGGCCCCGGCGGTGGGCCTCCTGGTGACCATCCTGATCATGGCCGGGGTGGGTGCTCTGTTCCAGCGGATCATCGTCCAGCCCCTGCACGGCAAGCACCTGCTCACCATCGTCATGGCCACGGTGGGGATCAGCATCGCCATGCAGAACGGGGCCACCCTCATCTGGGGACCTTATCCCCTGACCATGGCGCCCTTTTTCGGCAGCCGGCCGGTGAACCTGCTGGGTGCGGTCATCCTGCCCCATACCCTTATCATCATCGCCCTGACGGGCCTGGTGCTGGCGGCCCTGCACCTCGTCCTGACCCGCACGGGCAGCGGGCTGATGATCCAGGCCAGCGCCCAGGACCCGGAGACGGCCCGCCTCATGGGCATCCGGGTGCAGCGGATGAACACCATCGTGTTCGCCACCGCCGCCGCCCTGGCCGGCATGGCCGGCTTTCTCGTGGCGCCCCTGTTCATCGTCACGCCGTCCATCGGCTTCTCCACCATGCTGAAGGGGCTGGCGGTGGCCATTCTGGGGGGCTGGGGCAGCCTCCAGGGGGCCATCTTGGGCGGTCTGCTCTTCGGCATCATCGAGACCCTGGCGGCCGCCTACCTGTCGACGGCGTACAAGGACGTGGTGGCCTTCGCCGTCCTGATCCTGATGCTGCTGGTGCGGCCCCAGGGGCTGTTCCCGGAGAAGATCGGAGAGAAGGTCTAG
- a CDS encoding ABC transporter substrate-binding protein, whose product MAVMLVFTLVLAGCGAGGGGGGAADDEIILGMVVATTGAYAGGEAPLINGARLAVEHINAEGGINGRQVRLVIEDTGSEQTGAVNAYSRIASQNPIAILSSTVSAFVLAQMEQIQNAGIPTFTGGGAVALTEQNNPWLFRVRTSDAWVPVAAATFAVEELGAEKIGVLRVNDQMGEGWEQKIIETLAEHGLEPVGVEVHGADDKDMMPQLLRLQNAGAEAVIVASHPPTHVVIMKQRKQMDNPFDLIVSNSAMLPTTLELLEADELEGVYGTVDAVPVSDPFSSDWAAEYEERFGMAADFSAAEYYDAAIMVAEAARETDGSHQAIADYLHGIAGRKGMGNTWTFGDNGDGGSQVVIVRPSPEGLDALSTIVIDR is encoded by the coding sequence GTGGCCGTAATGTTGGTTTTCACCCTGGTGCTTGCGGGCTGCGGTGCCGGCGGCGGCGGGGGCGGTGCTGCCGATGATGAAATCATCCTCGGCATGGTAGTGGCCACCACCGGCGCCTACGCCGGGGGCGAGGCGCCCTTGATCAACGGCGCCCGGCTGGCCGTGGAGCACATCAACGCCGAGGGGGGCATCAACGGGCGCCAGGTCCGGCTGGTCATCGAGGACACCGGCTCTGAGCAGACGGGCGCCGTCAACGCCTACAGCCGGATTGCGTCCCAAAACCCCATTGCTATTCTTTCCAGCACGGTAAGCGCCTTCGTGCTGGCCCAGATGGAGCAGATTCAAAACGCCGGCATCCCCACCTTCACCGGCGGCGGCGCCGTGGCCTTGACGGAGCAGAACAATCCGTGGCTGTTCCGGGTGCGGACCAGCGACGCCTGGGTGCCCGTGGCTGCGGCCACCTTTGCAGTGGAGGAACTGGGAGCCGAGAAGATCGGCGTGCTCCGGGTCAACGACCAGATGGGCGAGGGCTGGGAGCAGAAGATCATCGAGACTTTGGCGGAGCACGGCCTGGAGCCGGTAGGGGTGGAAGTCCACGGGGCCGACGACAAGGACATGATGCCCCAGTTGCTGCGGCTGCAGAACGCCGGGGCCGAAGCGGTCATCGTGGCTAGCCATCCCCCGACCCACGTGGTCATCATGAAGCAGCGGAAGCAGATGGACAATCCGTTTGACCTGATCGTCTCCAACTCCGCCATGCTGCCCACCACCTTGGAGCTGCTGGAGGCCGACGAGTTGGAAGGGGTGTACGGCACGGTGGATGCCGTTCCCGTTTCCGATCCCTTCTCCAGTGACTGGGCTGCGGAGTACGAGGAGCGCTTCGGCATGGCCGCCGACTTCTCGGCCGCCGAGTACTATGACGCCGCCATAATGGTGGCCGAGGCCGCCCGGGAAACCGACGGGTCCCACCAGGCCATCGCCGATTACCTCCACGGCATTGCCGGCCGCAAGGGCATGGGCAACACGTGGACCTTCGGCGACAACGGCGACGGCGGCAGCCAGGTGGTAATCGTCCGTCCGTCTCCGGAAGGCCTGGACGCCTTGAGCACCATCGTCATCGACCGCTAG
- a CDS encoding hydantoinase B/oxoprolinase family protein, with product MSSKVDPVLAAVIGNRLKSITQQMALALLRTARSLNLSEARDFCTGLYDLDGGMIEQTEYVPGLAYTVPPALKYIYDYFQGDFRPGDIIIHNDPFTGGNQLSDVKIAKPIFYQGQHVAWAAINAHQADIGGAVAGGYNPEAREIWQEAIRITPVKLYEAGQLRQDVWDLIFANVRLDIVSEDVRAVIGGCNVAERELIALIDQYGLDVYRRHVEYLYDASERLMRREIEAIPDGTYYGSAVANYDGVNKGTQMEVKVAITVEGSDISFDFTGSSAQTPGFVNAPFTVLASAVVLIMLMSVDPNIPHNRGMLRPIKISAPEGTFLNPTFPAATGFGNHLKDQIFNAIILALEDALPHRLTAGWNPLLCAVFAGYDPDRGRPFADLLINACKGGGGGTYGADGYDHIGIMSGAGGIAAQDPEMFELEVPVRFHKFEYLPDSAGPGRWRGGLGIETVVETLVDDLQITVFGDGTEPGSEPPGIRGGKPGTLNRAEIIMPTGERIVPMCKDLIRGVPKGSLWHQVAGGGGGYGDPFLRPPERVAWDVRLGYVTPESARRDYGVVITDARKGEFDAEATRMLRRQLSLT from the coding sequence GTGAGTAGCAAAGTGGATCCCGTCTTGGCGGCGGTCATCGGCAACCGCCTGAAATCCATCACCCAGCAGATGGCCCTGGCCTTGCTGCGGACGGCCCGTTCCCTGAACTTGAGCGAGGCCCGGGACTTCTGCACCGGCCTGTACGACCTGGACGGCGGCATGATCGAGCAGACGGAGTACGTGCCGGGCCTGGCCTACACCGTGCCGCCGGCCTTGAAGTACATCTACGATTACTTCCAGGGGGACTTCCGGCCCGGCGACATCATCATCCACAACGATCCCTTCACCGGCGGCAACCAGCTGTCGGACGTGAAGATCGCCAAGCCCATCTTTTATCAGGGCCAGCATGTGGCCTGGGCGGCCATCAACGCCCACCAGGCCGACATCGGCGGCGCCGTGGCCGGCGGCTACAATCCTGAGGCCCGGGAGATCTGGCAGGAAGCCATCCGCATTACGCCGGTCAAGTTGTACGAGGCCGGGCAATTGCGGCAGGACGTGTGGGATCTCATCTTTGCCAACGTGCGGCTGGACATCGTCAGCGAGGACGTCCGGGCCGTCATCGGCGGCTGCAATGTGGCGGAGCGGGAGCTGATCGCCCTCATCGACCAGTATGGGCTGGACGTGTACCGCCGCCACGTGGAGTACCTGTACGACGCCTCCGAGCGGCTCATGCGCCGGGAAATCGAGGCCATCCCCGACGGGACCTACTACGGCAGCGCCGTGGCCAACTACGACGGCGTCAACAAGGGCACGCAAATGGAAGTCAAGGTGGCCATCACCGTCGAGGGCAGCGACATTTCCTTCGATTTCACCGGCTCCAGCGCCCAGACGCCCGGGTTCGTCAACGCGCCCTTTACGGTGCTGGCTTCTGCCGTGGTCCTTATCATGCTGATGTCGGTGGATCCCAACATTCCCCACAACCGGGGCATGCTGCGGCCCATTAAAATATCAGCGCCGGAAGGCACGTTTTTGAATCCCACCTTCCCGGCGGCCACCGGCTTCGGCAACCACCTGAAGGACCAGATTTTCAACGCCATCATCCTGGCCCTGGAGGACGCCCTGCCCCACCGCCTGACGGCGGGCTGGAACCCCCTCCTGTGCGCCGTGTTCGCCGGGTACGACCCCGACCGGGGCCGTCCCTTCGCCGACTTGCTGATCAACGCCTGCAAGGGGGGTGGAGGTGGGACTTACGGGGCCGATGGCTACGACCACATCGGCATCATGAGCGGCGCCGGCGGCATCGCCGCCCAGGACCCGGAAATGTTCGAACTGGAAGTGCCCGTCCGGTTCCACAAATTCGAGTACCTGCCCGACTCGGCCGGTCCCGGCCGGTGGCGCGGCGGCCTGGGCATCGAGACCGTGGTGGAGACCCTGGTGGACGACCTGCAGATCACCGTCTTCGGCGACGGCACCGAGCCGGGGTCGGAGCCCCCGGGCATCCGGGGCGGGAAGCCCGGCACCTTGAACCGGGCCGAAATCATCATGCCGACGGGTGAGCGCATCGTTCCCATGTGCAAGGACTTGATCCGCGGCGTGCCCAAGGGCAGCCTTTGGCACCAGGTGGCGGGCGGCGGCGGCGGCTACGGCGATCCTTTCCTGCGGCCGCCGGAACGGGTGGCCTGGGATGTGCGTCTCGGTTATGTGACGCCCGAAAGCGCCCGCCGGGATTACGGTGTGGTAATTACCGACGCCCGCAAGGGGGAGTTCGACGCCGAAGCTACCCGCATGCTGCGCCGGCAGTTGAGTTTGACCTAG
- a CDS encoding hydantoinase/oxoprolinase family protein → MANYVVGIDSGGTFTDCVLVGSGVPLIKHKVPSTPDAPAEGVMRGLADLAGLVGEDLPEFLGNIALIVHGTTVTTNAVLTHNGADTWLLTTEGFKDILEMRRGIRGVFYDNKYVAPPVPIPRDKRLTVAERIGADGSVVKPLDRESLQSIVAEMREGGAQAVAVCFMHSYANPAHEHEAAEFIRRELPGVYLSVSADLLAQPRLYHRVSTTALNAYVGPILSNYLGDLVDRLRDGGFQGALLIMQSNGGVATPAEMQRSAVTSLLSGPAAAPAAALAYAEPEGFDNLIVIDMGGTSFDCSLIRDGKPFITRERELERNMVSVPMLEIHTVGAGGGSIAWLDDGGLLRVGPQSAGAVPGPACYPNGGDAPTVTDASVVLGYLNPDNFLGGRIRLNAGRARQVIQEQIGEPLGLSSQEAAWGIYRVAIAQMADAIREITVEKGYDPRDFVLVAGGGAGPQFAALIAQELDIDRVLIPRESAIMCAAGMLAADLRYDYVHTYFREFDRVDMEDLLDVFRRMAADATADLEAAGLELEDIRLAYYADVRYTGQHDEITVPLDLDRLRAEGMAAAAGVFHDTHRHLYGYALEDAGTSMELVCLRVSAHGIRSKIRAGAGEAFPEASAPSTEREMYLPEQEGTAPVKVFDAEVMGAGEIQGPAVIERVDTTIIVPAAFTARRRANGNILLERKATRKGRGSGE, encoded by the coding sequence ATGGCCAACTACGTCGTCGGCATCGACTCGGGAGGAACCTTCACCGACTGCGTGCTGGTAGGATCCGGGGTTCCCCTGATCAAGCACAAAGTGCCCAGCACCCCCGACGCCCCGGCTGAAGGCGTGATGCGGGGGCTGGCCGACCTGGCCGGCCTGGTGGGGGAGGACCTGCCGGAGTTTCTGGGCAACATCGCCCTCATCGTCCACGGCACCACCGTCACCACCAACGCGGTGCTGACCCACAACGGGGCCGACACGTGGCTCCTCACCACCGAAGGCTTCAAGGACATCTTGGAGATGCGCCGGGGCATCCGGGGCGTCTTCTACGACAACAAGTACGTGGCGCCACCGGTGCCCATCCCGCGGGACAAGCGCCTGACGGTGGCCGAGCGCATCGGCGCCGACGGCTCGGTGGTCAAGCCCCTGGACCGGGAGAGCCTCCAATCGATCGTGGCCGAAATGCGGGAAGGAGGCGCCCAGGCGGTGGCCGTCTGCTTCATGCACTCCTACGCCAACCCGGCCCACGAGCACGAGGCGGCGGAATTCATCCGCCGGGAGCTGCCCGGCGTTTACTTGTCGGTCTCGGCGGACCTGCTGGCCCAGCCCCGGTTGTATCACCGGGTGAGCACCACCGCCTTGAACGCCTATGTGGGACCCATTTTGAGCAACTACCTGGGTGACCTGGTGGACCGTCTCCGGGACGGCGGCTTCCAAGGGGCCCTGCTCATCATGCAGTCCAACGGCGGCGTGGCCACGCCGGCGGAGATGCAGCGGTCGGCGGTGACCAGCCTGCTGTCGGGGCCAGCGGCGGCGCCGGCGGCGGCCCTGGCCTACGCCGAGCCGGAAGGCTTCGACAACTTGATCGTCATCGACATGGGCGGCACCAGCTTCGACTGCAGCCTCATCCGGGACGGCAAGCCCTTCATCACCCGGGAGCGGGAACTGGAGCGCAACATGGTGTCGGTGCCCATGCTGGAGATTCACACCGTGGGCGCCGGCGGCGGCAGCATCGCCTGGCTGGACGACGGCGGGCTGCTGCGGGTGGGGCCCCAGAGCGCCGGGGCGGTGCCAGGCCCCGCCTGCTACCCCAACGGGGGGGACGCCCCCACCGTCACCGATGCCAGCGTGGTGCTGGGCTACTTGAATCCCGACAACTTCTTGGGCGGCCGCATCCGGCTCAACGCCGGCCGGGCCCGGCAGGTCATCCAGGAGCAGATCGGCGAACCCTTGGGCCTGTCGTCCCAGGAGGCGGCCTGGGGCATCTACCGGGTGGCCATTGCCCAGATGGCCGACGCCATCCGGGAAATAACGGTGGAAAAGGGCTACGATCCCCGGGATTTCGTCCTGGTGGCCGGCGGCGGGGCGGGTCCCCAGTTCGCCGCCCTCATCGCCCAGGAATTGGACATAGACCGGGTCCTCATTCCCCGGGAGTCGGCCATCATGTGCGCCGCCGGCATGCTGGCGGCCGACCTGCGCTACGACTACGTCCACACCTACTTCCGGGAGTTCGACCGGGTGGACATGGAGGACCTGCTGGACGTCTTCCGCCGCATGGCGGCCGATGCCACGGCGGACCTGGAGGCCGCCGGCCTGGAGCTGGAGGACATCCGGCTGGCCTACTACGCCGACGTGCGCTACACCGGCCAGCACGATGAGATCACGGTTCCCCTGGACCTGGACCGGCTGCGGGCCGAGGGGATGGCCGCCGCGGCCGGGGTCTTCCACGACACCCACCGGCACCTGTACGGGTATGCCCTGGAAGATGCGGGCACGTCCATGGAACTGGTCTGCCTGCGGGTTTCGGCCCACGGCATCCGGTCCAAGATCCGGGCCGGGGCCGGAGAGGCCTTCCCCGAGGCTTCGGCCCCGTCCACGGAGCGGGAAATGTACCTGCCCGAGCAGGAAGGGACGGCGCCGGTGAAGGTGTTCGATGCCGAAGTCATGGGGGCCGGCGAGATCCAAGGCCCCGCCGTCATCGAGCGGGTGGACACCACCATCATCGTGCCGGCTGCTTTCACGGCCCGCAGGCGGGCCAACGGCAACATCCTGCTGGAACGCAAGGCGACCCGGAAAGGGAGGGGGAGCGGTGAGTAG